In a genomic window of Phacochoerus africanus isolate WHEZ1 chromosome 6, ROS_Pafr_v1, whole genome shotgun sequence:
- the WDR97 gene encoding WD repeat-containing protein 97 isoform X11 produces MESVESGPLPPAPDLCGVDVYDVPDPGLLTEKNEPSFSEPVPQRFTSSSEWQSMTVCSRARQLWLLLRASLQSFVEKAKRAELRAARLTHGLEPLRRLAVAAGLCSVAQDPVGRRFVVLDGAGLLHLHREDGLAQEKLPAPITLTGLVAVLGPLGAVGRFVGWGPAGLAILRSDLSLLWLSKPGLFRAPGHEPICCLPVPNPGLLLVAAAGGILALWKFRSGGRCLVPQGSPLQLPASPPGALVRLALGPQPPCHLPCCFAACGSAVLTCDLHTWALIDVRRDLHKTTVSDLAYCSELEAMVTASRDSTVKVWEADWQIRMVFVGHSGPVTAVAVLPNTSLVLSASQDGTLRTWDLQAAAQVGEVALSCWDRSVPPESVSRLLAPAGPGWPLLSLRASSVELWCLRELYSPLAQLSAPVLHLQVVPVLPTLAPPAPQLPVRLVCACADGSVSLVSALTGRVVNALLLEPEDRAAAVAYCLQREVLWLLTRTGHLLCANSARCPMQVLHRLRPPLPPTPRPCCLHLYSHLTDPRSAFASWEIVCQHKGDLCHRDMAWTWKDKNRWVPQPARAGRGDRATQQARVARRYLPVVGHTDGTLSVLELRSSKTVFRTEAHSPGPVTAIASTWNSVVSSGGDLTVKMWRVFPYAEESLGLLRTFSCCHPAVALCALGSRVTVGFEDPDSATYGLVQYGLGNSPRCDHRPQDDPTDHITGLCCCPALKLYACSSLDCTIRIWTAENRLLRAPAAPASARFSHLCPLRSPQPSLLPPLPCCCLCLLLQGARLDSCPEHLSRLLQLNGAPQALTFCSNSGDLVLALGSRLCLVSHRLYLPTSYLVKDLQALIARDHDLQQLGLGLVGPAARPPPSWQQRQEAFDNYLRLIYGPDLLVSEGFPQPLPLPWASGTAHLPHPPCQGTCSGRESQRWSTTTVTVERDTRDACALPGPSQAGVCAEAPTVPTVLPPQDLGTQGRRFARPPRVTLPIPPTHRRVHSRASQLLARSSLSSDLGLSLDLQLQSEPLLGEKPVAPDPPSYLQHRIPLLPKRRPQALLSNLGGFYPATIQPDKDSRRPIHFPGCVPNSVVLQQMWQPGQVGGLKALCQLMGSRPKVGHSRDDLGLRQGGWRHHAKWQQNLLQWLGDAEEQGELVLDLASDSLSPHGQPSDQLLESREQEAEVGRQGAVAGPQELLGEEGSAAVATPLPHQSSRFLLRKPSGSPDTTIRKESYFCRPQYRHRRSLWGERYGHLPRFLHFLIGQNWFKKLFPIFTLEAYPEVGTVEGLASLFLDLLEEASWADRGHILHALLRLLPDVSQDLCSRLQGVLLCLLNRDQPPSLEVSPESRAPPGSGLRHQAELPPTPQDPTQKQFVMLALQLLLACSLDAREVVLELSAYFLYSPAPCRPEIQKLMDGLGLQDPQGFLFQEMTTWVRAPDLGSKAALRERCRQKLEEMMQPLQVRAGSAGGAPARRASRRRLPRLSPWAEERAEPGEASRLLAPALALPPGLSPTPQLPVCHRRESGGVVSGWRGGSTSPASLRGGGGRGRFHPGQDTPSPGSLPQTEAWQPSVAKLSEMLPKIALPPPKGAPPPMSMLSGTTAHVSVTPSVHSGTPSSISWTPARVVSPGELDSAAPEAQAQQMRPQRSSGRSRRALSETLVHFRPFPEVHPWSSAPAALLDEPLPLEQTDWSRSKMLDLGPIDALNFFCEQQRARQQGVLQGEFERPRRPPRLHPRGPNTVVPQPRDRRHYPILRLQEAQVQRPPVKVRGHVLSRLWEDHTLDSPARMLKLPLPRVEPQPFPRDWPRPSRPLPPGLLQPALQRYFLLDGAHPDSYS; encoded by the exons ATGGAGTCGGTGGAAAGCGgccccctgcctccagccccggACCTGTGTGGTGTTGACGTCTATGACGTCCCGGACCCGGGGCTGCTCACGGAAAAGAACG AGCCATCGTTTTCAGAGCCAGTCCCCCAGCGTTTTACCAGCAGCTCAGAGTGGCAGAGCATGACTGTGTGCAGCCGTGCCCGCCAGCTGTGGCTGCTTCTGCGTGCAAGCCTCCAGAGCTTCGTGGAAAAG GCAAAGAGAGCTGAGCTGCGCGCGGCGCGCCTGACGCACGGGCTGGAGCCACTGCGCCGCCTGGCGGTGGCAGCCGGGCTGTGTTCAGTGGCGCAGGACCCGGTGGGTAGACGCTTCGTGGTGCTGGACGGCGCAGGCCTCCTACACCTGCACAGAGAGGACGGCTTGGCACAGGAGAAGTTGCCGGCTCCCATCACACTTACAGGGCTGGTGGCAGTGCTGGGCCCGCTGGGTGCCGTGGGCCGCTTTGTGGGCTGGGGCCCAGCGGGTCTGGCTATACTAAGGTCTGACCTCAGCTTACTGTGGCTGAGTAAGCCAGGGCTGTTCAGAGCACCTGGCCACGAGCCCATCTGCTGCCTGCCGGTGCCCAATCCCGGGCTGCTGCTGGTGGCAGCGGCAGGCGGCATCCTGGCCCTCTGGAAGTTCCGTTCAGGGGGTCGCTGCCTGGTTCCACAGGGGTCgcctctgcagctgccagcaagcCCCCCAGGAGCGCTCGTGCGCCTGGCTCTGGGGCCTCAGCCCCCCTGTCACCTCCCATGCTGCTTTGCAGCCTGCGGCTCTGCTGTGCTCACCTGCGATCTGCACACCTGGGCTCTCATAGATGTGCGACGGGACTTGCACAAAAC CACCGTCTCGGACCTGGCGTACTGCAGTGAGCTCGAGGCCATGGTGACAGCGTCCCGGGACAGCACAGTGAAGGTGTGGGAGGCAGACTGGCAGATCCGGATGGTGTTCGTGGGCCACTCAG GCCCggtgactgctgtggctgtgctcccGAACACGTCCCTGGTGCTGTCGGCTTCGCAGGACGGGACGCTTCGCACGTGGGACCTGCAGGCAGCGGCGCAGGTGGGAGAGGTGGCACTGAGCTGCTGGGACCGGAGCGTGCCGCCCGAGAGCGTGAGCCGCCTGCTGGCCCCTGCCGGCCCGGGCTGGCCCTTGCTCTCCTTGCGCGCCAGCAGCGTGGAGTTGTGGTGCCTGCGTGAGCTCTACTCGCCCTTGGCACAGCTGTCGGCGccagtgctgcacctgcaggtgGTGCCCGTGCTGCCCACGCTGGCGCCCCCGGCCCCTCAGCTGCCGGTGCGCCTTGTGTGCGCATGCGCCGACGGCTCAGTTTCCCTGGTCTCGGCCTTGACCGGACGCGTGGTGAACGCGCTTCTGCTCGAGCCCGAAGACCGCGCGGCCGCTGTGGCCTATTGCCTGCAGCGAGAGGTGCTGTGGCTGCTGACGCGCACCGGGCACCTGCTGTGCGCCAATTCTGCGCGCTGCCCCATGCAGGTGCTGCACCGCCTGCGCCCACCGctgccccccactcccaggcCCTGCTGCCTGCACCTCTACAGCCACCTCACAGACCCCAGGAGCGCGTTTGCCAGCTGGGAGATCGTGTGCCAGCACAAGggcgacctgtgccacagagaCATGGCCTGGACCTGGAAGGATAAGAACCGGTGGGTGCCACAGCCAGCGAGGGCTGGGCGAGGCGACAGGGCCACGCAACAGGCTCGTGTTGCCCGCAGGTACCTGCCTGTGGTGGGGCATACGGATGGCACCCTGTCGGTACTCGAGCTGCGCTCCTCCAAGACTGTTTTCCGAACGGAGGCTCACAGCCCAGGCCCCGTCACCGCCATCGCGTCCACCTGGAACAGCGTCGTGTCCTCGG GGGGAGACCTGACTGTGAAGATGTGGCGCGTCTTCCCCTACGCCGAAGAGAGCCTGGGTCTGCTGCGCACCTTCTCCTGCTGCCACCCGGCCGTGGCGCTCTGTGCCCTGGGGTCGCGCGTCACCGTGGGCTTTGAGGACCCAGACAGCGCCACCTACGGCTTGGTGCAGTATGGCCTGGGCAACAGTCCGCGCTGTGATCACCGGCCCCAGGATGACCCCACCGACCACATCACCG GCCTGTGCTGCTGTCCCGCCCTCAAGCTGTACGCCTGCTCCAGCCTGGACTGTACCATCCGCATCTGGACAGCGGAGAACCGCCTGCTGAG AGCCCCAGCGGCTCCCGCCTCTGCCAGGttctcccacctctgccccctccggagcccccagccctcacttctcccacctctgccctgctgctgcctctgtCTCCTACTCCAAGGTGCAAGGCTGGACTCTTGCCCTGAACACCTCTCCAGGCTCCTGCAGCTGAATGGTGCCCCTCAGGCCCTGACCTTCTGCAGCAACAGTGGGGACCTGGTGCTGGCACTGGGCTCCCGCCTCTGCCTGGTGTCACACAGGCTCTACCTGCCCACGTCTTACCTGGTTAAG gacttgCAGGCCCTCATCGCCCGGGACCACGACCTTCAGCAGCTAGGACTGGGGCTGGTGGGCCCGGCAGCCCGGCCCCCACCCTCCTGGCAGCAGCGCCAGGAGGCCTTTGATAACTACCTTCGTCTGATCTATGGCCCTGACCTGCTGGTGAGTGAGggcttcccccagcccctccctttgCCCTGGGCCTCTGGCACTGCCCATCTGCCCCACCCTCCCTGCCAGGGCACGTGCTCTGGACGAGAGTCCCAGCGATGGAGCACCACGACTGTCACGGTGGAGAGAGACACGCGGGATGCATGTGCCCTGCCTGGTCCCTCGCAGGCTGGCGTCTGCGCCGAAGCCCCAACAGTGCCGACAGTCCTGCCACCCCAGGACCTGGGCACCCAGGGCCGGCGCTTTGCCCGCCCTCCCCGAGTCACCTTGcccatcccccccacccaccgGAGGGTGCACAGCAGAGCATCCCAG CTGCTGGCCCGCTCCTCCCTGAGCTCCGACCTGGGCCTCAGtctggacctgcagctgcagtcGGAGCCGCTCCTCGGGGAGAAGCCTGTGGCCCCGGACCCACCATCCTACCTGCAGCACAGG ATCCCCCTGCTGCCGAAGAGGCGGCCCCAGGCGCTTCTCTCCAACCTCGGGGGCTTCTATCCTGCCACCATTCAGCCCGACAAG GACTCGAGGCGGCCCATCCACTTCCCTGGCTGTGTGCCCAACTCTGTGGTGCTGCAGCAGATGTGGCAACCCGGGCAGGTCGGCGGCCTCAAAGCCCTCTGCCAGCTCATGGGCAGCAGACCCAAG GTAGGACACAGCCGAGACGACCTGGGGCTGCGCCAGGGCGGCTGGCGGCACCACGCCAAGTGGCAGCAGAACCTGCTCCAGTGGCTGGGGGATGCAGAGGAGCAAGGAGAGCTGGTTCTGGACTTGGCCTCAGATTCTCTGAGCCCCCACGGGCAGCCTTCAGACCAGCTGCTGGAGTCCAGGGAGCAGGAGGCTGAAGTGGGCCGCCAGGGCGCTGTGGCCGGGCCTCAGGAGCTGCTTGGAGAGGAAGggtctgcagctgtggccacGCCCCTGCCCCATCAGAGCTCCAGGTTTTTGCTCCGGAAGCCCAGCGGCTCCCCAGACACCACCATCAGGAAAGAGAGCTATTTCTGCCGCCCCCAGTACCGCCACAGGCGCTCGCTCTGGGGAGAGCGCTATGGGCATCTGCCGAGGTTCCTGCATTTTCTCATCGGCCAGAACTGGTTCAAAAAGCTCTTCCCCATCTTCACTCTGGAG GCGTACCCTGAGGTGGGCACGGTGGAGGGCCTGGCCTCGCTGTTCTTGGACCTGCTGGAGGAGGCCTCCTGGGCAGACCGCGGGCACATCCTCCACGCGCTGCTGAGGCTGCTGCCTGACGTCAGCCAGGACCTCTGCAGCCGGCTGCAGGGCGTCCTCCTGTGCTTGCTCAACCGGGACCAGCCCCCCAGCCTCGAGGTGAGCCCGGAATCCCGCGCCCCACCCGGCTCGGGCCTCAGGCACCAAGCagagctcccccccacccctcaggacCCAACGCAGAAGCAGTTTGTGATGCTGGCGCTGCAGCTGCTCCTGGCCTGCTCCCTGGATGCGCGCGAGGTGGTGCTGGAGCTCTCGGCCTACTTCCTGTACTCGCCAGCGCCCTGCCG GCCGGAGATCCAGAAGCTGATGGACGGACTAGGCCTCCAGGACCCTCAGGGCTTCCTGTTCCAGGAGATGACGACCTGGGTCCGGGCTCCAGACCTCGGCTCCAAGGCCGCACTGCGCGAGCGCTGCCGCCAGAAGCTGGAGGAAATGATGCAGCCGTTGCAGGTCAGGGCGGGCAGCGCTGGGGGGGCGCCTGCCCGCAGAGCCTCTCGCCGCCGTCTCCCCAGGCTCTCCCCCTGGGCAGAGGAGCGAGCTGAGCCGGGCGAGGCCAGCAGGCTCCTCGCCCCGGCTCTGGCTCTGCCTCCCGggctctctcccaccccccagcTTCCTGTGTGCCACCGGAGGGAGTCTGGGGGGGTGGTCTCAGGCTGGCGAGGGGGCAGCACCTCTCCAGCCtccctgcggggggggggggggcggggccgcTTCCACCCGGGCcaggacaccccctcccccggctCCCTCCCGCAGACGGAAGCCTGGCAGCCGTCTGTAGCCAAGTTGTCCGAGATGCTGCCCAAGATAGCGCTTCCCCCTCCCAAGGGGGCCCCGCCACCCATGTCGATGCTCTCTGGGACAACTGCTCATGTATCTGTGACCCCCTCCGTCCACTCTGGGACACCCTCAAGCATCTCCTGGACGCCCGCACGGGTGGTCTCGCCTGGGGAGCTGGACTCGGCCGCGCCGGAGGCCCAGGCGCAGCAGATGCGCCCACAGAGGAGCTCGGGGCGGAGCAGACGTGCGCTGTCGGAGACACTGGTGCACTTCCGCCCCTTTCCTGAGGTCCACCCATGGTCCTCGGCCCCGGCCGCCCTGCTTGATGAGCCACTGCCCCTGGAGCAGACGGACTGGTCGCGGTCCAAAATGCTGGACCTGGGGCCCATCGACGCCCTCAACTTCTTCTGCGAGCAGCAGCGGGCTCGGCAGCAGGGCGTCCTGCAGGGGGAGTTTGAGCGCCCACGACGCCCCCCACGCCTGCACCCACGGGGCCCCAACACGGTGGTGCCACAGCCGCGGGATCGCCG GCACTACCCTATCCTCCGGCTTCAGGAGGCCCAAGTCCAGAGGCCTCCGGTGAAAGTGAGGG GCCACGTGCTGTCCCGGCTCTGGGAGGACCACACCCTGGACAGCCCCGCGAGGATGCTGAAGCTGCCCCTGCCCCGGGTGGAGCCGCAGCCTTTTCCCCGAGACTGGCCCAGGCCCTCCCGTCCGCTGCCCCCGGGGCTCCTGCAGCCTGCCCTGCAGCGCTACTTCCTGTTAGATGGCGCGCACCCCGACAGCTACAGCTGA
- the WDR97 gene encoding WD repeat-containing protein 97 isoform X12: MESVESGPLPPAPDLCGVDVYDVPDPGLLTEKNEPSFSEPVPQRFTSSSEWQSMTVCSRARQLWLLLRASLQSFVEKAKRAELRAARLTHGLEPLRRLAVAAGLCSVAQDPVGRRFVVLDGAGLLHLHREDGLAQEKLPAPITLTGLVAVLGPLGAVGRFVGWGPAGLAILRSDLSLLWLSKPGLFRAPGHEPICCLPVPNPGLLLVAAAGGILALWKFRSGGRCLVPQGSPLQLPASPPGALVRLALGPQPPCHLPCCFAACGSAVLTCDLHTWALIDVRRDLHKTTVSDLAYCSELEAMVTASRDSTVKVWEADWQIRMVFVGHSGPVTAVAVLPNTSLVLSASQDGTLRTWDLQAAAQVLHRLRPPLPPTPRPCCLHLYSHLTDPRSAFASWEIVCQHKGDLCHRDMAWTWKDKNRWVPQPARAGRGDRATQQARVARRYLPVVGHTDGTLSVLELRSSKTVFRTEAHSPGPVTAIASTWNSVVSSGGDLTVKMWRVFPYAEESLGLLRTFSCCHPAVALCALGSRVTVGFEDPDSATYGLVQYGLGNSPRCDHRPQDDPTDHITGLCCCPALKLYACSSLDCTIRIWTAENRLLRAPAAPASARFSHLCPLRSPQPSLLPPLPCCCLCLLLQGARLDSCPEHLSRLLQLNGAPQALTFCSNSGDLVLALGSRLCLVSHRLYLPTSYLVKKLCQETPDEVHGPPLTNKESLASAQPQRLANLHGVAGLSMASSFIHRQTATPQQPVLEEVGWVLPLACPLPPAPCLCPCPGHSPSVPGAGLGHPWLSGQHTARLKEEWAHPRPPPQDLQALIARDHDLQQLGLGLVGPAARPPPSWQQRQEAFDNYLRLIYGPDLLVSEGFPQPLPLPWASGTAHLPHPPCQGTCSGRESQRWSTTTVTVERDTRDACALPGPSQAGVCAEAPTVPTVLPPQDLGTQGRRFARPPRVTLPIPPTHRRVHSRASQLLARSSLSSDLGLSLDLQLQSEPLLGEKPVAPDPPSYLQHRIPLLPKRRPQALLSNLGGFYPATIQPDKDSRRPIHFPGCVPNSVVLQQMWQPGQVGGLKALCQLMGSRPKVGHSRDDLGLRQGGWRHHAKWQQNLLQWLGDAEEQGELVLDLASDSLSPHGQPSDQLLESREQEAEVGRQGAVAGPQELLGEEGSAAVATPLPHQSSRFLLRKPSGSPDTTIRKESYFCRPQYRHRRSLWGERYGHLPRFLHFLIGQNWFKKLFPIFTLEAYPEVGTVEGLASLFLDLLEEASWADRGHILHALLRLLPDVSQDLCSRLQGVLLCLLNRDQPPSLEVSPESRAPPGSGLRHQAELPPTPQDPTQKQFVMLALQLLLACSLDAREVVLELSAYFLYSPAPCRPEIQKLMDGLGLQDPQGFLFQEMTTWVRAPDLGSKAALRERCRQKLEEMMQPLQVRAGSAGGAPARRASRRRLPRLSPWAEERAEPGEASRLLAPALALPPGLSPTPQLPVCHRRESGGVVSGWRGGSTSPASLRGGGGRGRFHPGQDTPSPGSLPQTEAWQPSVAKLSEMLPKIALPPPKGAPPPMSMLSGTTAHVSVTPSVHSGTPSSISWTPARVVSPGELDSAAPEAQAQQMRPQRSSGRSRRALSETLVHFRPFPEVHPWSSAPAALLDEPLPLEQTDWSRSKMLDLGPIDALNFFCEQQRARQQGVLQGEFERPRRPPRLHPRGPNTVVPQPRDRRHYPILRLQEAQVQRPPVKVRGHVLSRLWEDHTLDSPARMLKLPLPRVEPQPFPRDWPRPSRPLPPGLLQPALQRYFLLDGAHPDSYS, translated from the exons ATGGAGTCGGTGGAAAGCGgccccctgcctccagccccggACCTGTGTGGTGTTGACGTCTATGACGTCCCGGACCCGGGGCTGCTCACGGAAAAGAACG AGCCATCGTTTTCAGAGCCAGTCCCCCAGCGTTTTACCAGCAGCTCAGAGTGGCAGAGCATGACTGTGTGCAGCCGTGCCCGCCAGCTGTGGCTGCTTCTGCGTGCAAGCCTCCAGAGCTTCGTGGAAAAG GCAAAGAGAGCTGAGCTGCGCGCGGCGCGCCTGACGCACGGGCTGGAGCCACTGCGCCGCCTGGCGGTGGCAGCCGGGCTGTGTTCAGTGGCGCAGGACCCGGTGGGTAGACGCTTCGTGGTGCTGGACGGCGCAGGCCTCCTACACCTGCACAGAGAGGACGGCTTGGCACAGGAGAAGTTGCCGGCTCCCATCACACTTACAGGGCTGGTGGCAGTGCTGGGCCCGCTGGGTGCCGTGGGCCGCTTTGTGGGCTGGGGCCCAGCGGGTCTGGCTATACTAAGGTCTGACCTCAGCTTACTGTGGCTGAGTAAGCCAGGGCTGTTCAGAGCACCTGGCCACGAGCCCATCTGCTGCCTGCCGGTGCCCAATCCCGGGCTGCTGCTGGTGGCAGCGGCAGGCGGCATCCTGGCCCTCTGGAAGTTCCGTTCAGGGGGTCGCTGCCTGGTTCCACAGGGGTCgcctctgcagctgccagcaagcCCCCCAGGAGCGCTCGTGCGCCTGGCTCTGGGGCCTCAGCCCCCCTGTCACCTCCCATGCTGCTTTGCAGCCTGCGGCTCTGCTGTGCTCACCTGCGATCTGCACACCTGGGCTCTCATAGATGTGCGACGGGACTTGCACAAAAC CACCGTCTCGGACCTGGCGTACTGCAGTGAGCTCGAGGCCATGGTGACAGCGTCCCGGGACAGCACAGTGAAGGTGTGGGAGGCAGACTGGCAGATCCGGATGGTGTTCGTGGGCCACTCAG GCCCggtgactgctgtggctgtgctcccGAACACGTCCCTGGTGCTGTCGGCTTCGCAGGACGGGACGCTTCGCACGTGGGACCTGCAGGCAGCGGCGCAG GTGCTGCACCGCCTGCGCCCACCGctgccccccactcccaggcCCTGCTGCCTGCACCTCTACAGCCACCTCACAGACCCCAGGAGCGCGTTTGCCAGCTGGGAGATCGTGTGCCAGCACAAGggcgacctgtgccacagagaCATGGCCTGGACCTGGAAGGATAAGAACCGGTGGGTGCCACAGCCAGCGAGGGCTGGGCGAGGCGACAGGGCCACGCAACAGGCTCGTGTTGCCCGCAGGTACCTGCCTGTGGTGGGGCATACGGATGGCACCCTGTCGGTACTCGAGCTGCGCTCCTCCAAGACTGTTTTCCGAACGGAGGCTCACAGCCCAGGCCCCGTCACCGCCATCGCGTCCACCTGGAACAGCGTCGTGTCCTCGG GGGGAGACCTGACTGTGAAGATGTGGCGCGTCTTCCCCTACGCCGAAGAGAGCCTGGGTCTGCTGCGCACCTTCTCCTGCTGCCACCCGGCCGTGGCGCTCTGTGCCCTGGGGTCGCGCGTCACCGTGGGCTTTGAGGACCCAGACAGCGCCACCTACGGCTTGGTGCAGTATGGCCTGGGCAACAGTCCGCGCTGTGATCACCGGCCCCAGGATGACCCCACCGACCACATCACCG GCCTGTGCTGCTGTCCCGCCCTCAAGCTGTACGCCTGCTCCAGCCTGGACTGTACCATCCGCATCTGGACAGCGGAGAACCGCCTGCTGAG AGCCCCAGCGGCTCCCGCCTCTGCCAGGttctcccacctctgccccctccggagcccccagccctcacttctcccacctctgccctgctgctgcctctgtCTCCTACTCCAAGGTGCAAGGCTGGACTCTTGCCCTGAACACCTCTCCAGGCTCCTGCAGCTGAATGGTGCCCCTCAGGCCCTGACCTTCTGCAGCAACAGTGGGGACCTGGTGCTGGCACTGGGCTCCCGCCTCTGCCTGGTGTCACACAGGCTCTACCTGCCCACGTCTTACCTGGTTAAG AAGCTGTGCCAGGAGACGCCTGATGAGGTGCATGGCCCTCCACTGACCAACAAGGAGTCACTGGCATCAGCCCAGCCGCAGAGGCTTGCCAACCTGCATGGGGTGGCCGGCCTCAG CATGGCCTCGTCTTTCATCCATCGCCAGACGGCAACACCTCAGCAGCCTGTgttggaggaggtggggtgggtcCTGCCCCtagcctgccccctgccccctgccccctgcctctgcccctgcccaggcCACTCTCCATCAGTCCCTGGGGCAGGCCTGGGACACCCGTGGCTGTCTGGGCAGCACACAGCAAGGCTCAAGGAGGAATGGGCtcacccccgacccccaccccaggacttgCAGGCCCTCATCGCCCGGGACCACGACCTTCAGCAGCTAGGACTGGGGCTGGTGGGCCCGGCAGCCCGGCCCCCACCCTCCTGGCAGCAGCGCCAGGAGGCCTTTGATAACTACCTTCGTCTGATCTATGGCCCTGACCTGCTGGTGAGTGAGggcttcccccagcccctccctttgCCCTGGGCCTCTGGCACTGCCCATCTGCCCCACCCTCCCTGCCAGGGCACGTGCTCTGGACGAGAGTCCCAGCGATGGAGCACCACGACTGTCACGGTGGAGAGAGACACGCGGGATGCATGTGCCCTGCCTGGTCCCTCGCAGGCTGGCGTCTGCGCCGAAGCCCCAACAGTGCCGACAGTCCTGCCACCCCAGGACCTGGGCACCCAGGGCCGGCGCTTTGCCCGCCCTCCCCGAGTCACCTTGcccatcccccccacccaccgGAGGGTGCACAGCAGAGCATCCCAG CTGCTGGCCCGCTCCTCCCTGAGCTCCGACCTGGGCCTCAGtctggacctgcagctgcagtcGGAGCCGCTCCTCGGGGAGAAGCCTGTGGCCCCGGACCCACCATCCTACCTGCAGCACAGG ATCCCCCTGCTGCCGAAGAGGCGGCCCCAGGCGCTTCTCTCCAACCTCGGGGGCTTCTATCCTGCCACCATTCAGCCCGACAAG GACTCGAGGCGGCCCATCCACTTCCCTGGCTGTGTGCCCAACTCTGTGGTGCTGCAGCAGATGTGGCAACCCGGGCAGGTCGGCGGCCTCAAAGCCCTCTGCCAGCTCATGGGCAGCAGACCCAAG GTAGGACACAGCCGAGACGACCTGGGGCTGCGCCAGGGCGGCTGGCGGCACCACGCCAAGTGGCAGCAGAACCTGCTCCAGTGGCTGGGGGATGCAGAGGAGCAAGGAGAGCTGGTTCTGGACTTGGCCTCAGATTCTCTGAGCCCCCACGGGCAGCCTTCAGACCAGCTGCTGGAGTCCAGGGAGCAGGAGGCTGAAGTGGGCCGCCAGGGCGCTGTGGCCGGGCCTCAGGAGCTGCTTGGAGAGGAAGggtctgcagctgtggccacGCCCCTGCCCCATCAGAGCTCCAGGTTTTTGCTCCGGAAGCCCAGCGGCTCCCCAGACACCACCATCAGGAAAGAGAGCTATTTCTGCCGCCCCCAGTACCGCCACAGGCGCTCGCTCTGGGGAGAGCGCTATGGGCATCTGCCGAGGTTCCTGCATTTTCTCATCGGCCAGAACTGGTTCAAAAAGCTCTTCCCCATCTTCACTCTGGAG GCGTACCCTGAGGTGGGCACGGTGGAGGGCCTGGCCTCGCTGTTCTTGGACCTGCTGGAGGAGGCCTCCTGGGCAGACCGCGGGCACATCCTCCACGCGCTGCTGAGGCTGCTGCCTGACGTCAGCCAGGACCTCTGCAGCCGGCTGCAGGGCGTCCTCCTGTGCTTGCTCAACCGGGACCAGCCCCCCAGCCTCGAGGTGAGCCCGGAATCCCGCGCCCCACCCGGCTCGGGCCTCAGGCACCAAGCagagctcccccccacccctcaggacCCAACGCAGAAGCAGTTTGTGATGCTGGCGCTGCAGCTGCTCCTGGCCTGCTCCCTGGATGCGCGCGAGGTGGTGCTGGAGCTCTCGGCCTACTTCCTGTACTCGCCAGCGCCCTGCCG GCCGGAGATCCAGAAGCTGATGGACGGACTAGGCCTCCAGGACCCTCAGGGCTTCCTGTTCCAGGAGATGACGACCTGGGTCCGGGCTCCAGACCTCGGCTCCAAGGCCGCACTGCGCGAGCGCTGCCGCCAGAAGCTGGAGGAAATGATGCAGCCGTTGCAGGTCAGGGCGGGCAGCGCTGGGGGGGCGCCTGCCCGCAGAGCCTCTCGCCGCCGTCTCCCCAGGCTCTCCCCCTGGGCAGAGGAGCGAGCTGAGCCGGGCGAGGCCAGCAGGCTCCTCGCCCCGGCTCTGGCTCTGCCTCCCGggctctctcccaccccccagcTTCCTGTGTGCCACCGGAGGGAGTCTGGGGGGGTGGTCTCAGGCTGGCGAGGGGGCAGCACCTCTCCAGCCtccctgcggggggggggggggcggggccgcTTCCACCCGGGCcaggacaccccctcccccggctCCCTCCCGCAGACGGAAGCCTGGCAGCCGTCTGTAGCCAAGTTGTCCGAGATGCTGCCCAAGATAGCGCTTCCCCCTCCCAAGGGGGCCCCGCCACCCATGTCGATGCTCTCTGGGACAACTGCTCATGTATCTGTGACCCCCTCCGTCCACTCTGGGACACCCTCAAGCATCTCCTGGACGCCCGCACGGGTGGTCTCGCCTGGGGAGCTGGACTCGGCCGCGCCGGAGGCCCAGGCGCAGCAGATGCGCCCACAGAGGAGCTCGGGGCGGAGCAGACGTGCGCTGTCGGAGACACTGGTGCACTTCCGCCCCTTTCCTGAGGTCCACCCATGGTCCTCGGCCCCGGCCGCCCTGCTTGATGAGCCACTGCCCCTGGAGCAGACGGACTGGTCGCGGTCCAAAATGCTGGACCTGGGGCCCATCGACGCCCTCAACTTCTTCTGCGAGCAGCAGCGGGCTCGGCAGCAGGGCGTCCTGCAGGGGGAGTTTGAGCGCCCACGACGCCCCCCACGCCTGCACCCACGGGGCCCCAACACGGTGGTGCCACAGCCGCGGGATCGCCG GCACTACCCTATCCTCCGGCTTCAGGAGGCCCAAGTCCAGAGGCCTCCGGTGAAAGTGAGGG GCCACGTGCTGTCCCGGCTCTGGGAGGACCACACCCTGGACAGCCCCGCGAGGATGCTGAAGCTGCCCCTGCCCCGGGTGGAGCCGCAGCCTTTTCCCCGAGACTGGCCCAGGCCCTCCCGTCCGCTGCCCCCGGGGCTCCTGCAGCCTGCCCTGCAGCGCTACTTCCTGTTAGATGGCGCGCACCCCGACAGCTACAGCTGA